In the genome of Candidatus Binatia bacterium, one region contains:
- a CDS encoding carbon starvation protein A — protein MTLPLFATVAIVVLGAGYTFYGRFIAAQYRLDDDVPTPAVRKNDGIDFVPTRPFYLLGQHFSAIAAAGPIAGPILACMQFGWLPCILWIAIGVVFIGAVHDFSSLVASVRHDGRSVAEIVREAIGTRSWLAIMLFIWVALLYVIVAFADITASTFVSGGEDLAGSDVAFNPGGAVAAASVMYLALAVAMGIVDRVLRPPLWLLTVLFVPATLGVVWLGTQVSTLLVLGPRAWGLIILGYCFVASLTPMWALLQPRGYLGGFVLYLALFVGVVGIFFGGYEIRQPAFVGWTVPGATGALVPFLFVTIACGACSGFHGLVCSGTTSKQIRRESDCQPIGYGAMLLEGFVAVIALATIMIVAPTAVAGRPPGTIYGTGIGQFLTLLIGGEHLPFAVTFGAMAFSTFVFDTLDVSTRLGRYILQELLGWSGAVGAVTATAATIVVPALFLISAGEGSYRTFWTLFGTSNQLLAALTLLAVSVWLHRSGRRYWFTMVPMIFVMTITVWSLLLQIGGVLERLSQGAQYAGLEAVHGFVAAVLVLLAGVLTAEGGRRLAQQPAKTSSRP, from the coding sequence ATGACGCTGCCGTTGTTTGCCACCGTGGCGATCGTCGTCCTCGGTGCGGGCTACACGTTCTACGGTCGCTTCATTGCCGCGCAGTACCGGCTGGACGACGATGTGCCGACCCCGGCGGTGCGCAAGAACGACGGCATTGACTTCGTTCCGACGCGGCCGTTCTACCTGCTCGGCCAACACTTCAGCGCCATTGCGGCGGCGGGGCCGATCGCCGGTCCCATACTCGCGTGCATGCAGTTCGGATGGTTGCCGTGCATTCTCTGGATTGCCATCGGGGTGGTGTTCATCGGTGCGGTACACGATTTTTCGAGCCTGGTCGCGTCGGTCCGCCACGACGGTCGATCGGTGGCCGAGATCGTCCGCGAGGCGATCGGTACGCGGTCGTGGCTGGCGATCATGCTGTTCATCTGGGTGGCGCTGCTTTACGTCATCGTCGCTTTCGCAGACATCACCGCCAGCACCTTCGTGAGCGGGGGCGAGGATCTGGCCGGAAGCGACGTGGCTTTCAATCCCGGCGGGGCGGTGGCGGCGGCGAGCGTCATGTATCTGGCGCTCGCGGTGGCGATGGGTATCGTGGATCGCGTGCTCCGCCCCCCACTCTGGCTGCTAACGGTCCTGTTCGTTCCAGCCACCCTTGGCGTCGTCTGGCTGGGGACGCAGGTCTCGACGCTACTCGTGCTCGGGCCGCGCGCCTGGGGTTTGATCATCCTGGGCTACTGCTTCGTGGCTTCGCTGACGCCGATGTGGGCGCTGCTGCAACCGCGCGGCTATCTCGGCGGATTTGTCCTGTATCTGGCCCTGTTCGTCGGGGTCGTCGGGATATTTTTCGGCGGCTACGAGATCCGCCAGCCAGCCTTTGTCGGCTGGACGGTTCCCGGTGCGACAGGCGCGCTCGTGCCGTTTCTCTTCGTGACCATCGCTTGCGGTGCATGTTCCGGCTTCCACGGTCTGGTGTGTTCCGGGACGACGTCGAAGCAGATCCGCCGCGAGAGCGACTGCCAGCCGATCGGTTACGGGGCGATGCTGCTCGAGGGCTTCGTGGCGGTGATCGCGCTGGCGACCATCATGATCGTCGCGCCGACGGCGGTTGCCGGCCGGCCGCCGGGTACGATTTACGGTACCGGGATCGGGCAGTTCCTGACGCTGCTGATCGGCGGCGAACACCTGCCCTTTGCGGTTACCTTCGGCGCCATGGCATTTTCGACCTTCGTGTTCGACACGCTCGATGTCAGTACGCGGCTGGGGCGATATATCTTGCAAGAGCTGCTAGGGTGGTCGGGTGCGGTCGGAGCCGTGACGGCGACGGCCGCCACGATTGTAGTTCCGGCGCTTTTTCTGATATCGGCCGGGGAAGGGTCGTATCGCACGTTTTGGACACTGTTCGGCACGAGCAACCAGTTACTCGCCGCACTGACGCTGCTGGCGGTGAGCGTGTGGCTGCACCGCAGCGGCCGCCGGTACTGGTTTACCATGGTGCCGATGATCTTCGTCATGACAATTACCGTGTGGTCTCTGTTGCTGCAGATTGGTGGGGTGCTGGAGCGCCTGTCGCAGGGTGCTCAGTATGCCGGTCTCGAAGCGGTGCACGGGTTCGTCGCGGCAGTCCTCGTTCTGCTCGCCGGCGTGCTCACCGCCGAGGGTGGCCGGCGCCTCGCACAGCAGCCGGCAAAGACCTCCTCACGCCCATGA
- the alaC gene encoding alanine transaminase, producing MEPSDFPRIKRLPPYVFNIVGELKQEARRNGEDIIDFGMGNPDGPTPPHVVAKLIEAASKPTNHRYSLSRGIPKLRSAVTDWYKRRFDVDLDPDREAIVTLGSKEGLGHLGLALLGPGDVVLCPTPTYPIHHYSVIIAGGDLRTVPLVPGDDFFARLVEAMAETRPKPKLLILNFPHNPTTEVVDLDFFVKIVDFAREHRILVVHDLAYADLCFDGYRPPSFMQVPGAKDVGVEFFTLSKSYNMPGWRVGFAVGNPAIIGALARIKSYLDYGHFQPVQIAAIHALNGPQHWVEEICETYRARRDVLVDGLNRIGWPTPKPRATMFVWAPIPEPFQHMGSLEFATFLLREAKVAVSPGVGFGDHGDRHVRFALIENEHRTRQAVRGIRKALGEAGSAQLRRVG from the coding sequence ATGGAACCTAGCGACTTTCCGAGAATCAAACGCCTCCCGCCTTACGTTTTCAACATCGTCGGCGAACTCAAGCAGGAAGCCCGCCGCAACGGCGAGGACATCATCGACTTCGGCATGGGCAATCCCGACGGTCCGACGCCGCCGCACGTGGTGGCCAAGTTGATCGAGGCGGCATCTAAACCGACCAACCACCGCTATTCCCTGTCGCGCGGGATTCCGAAGCTGCGGTCTGCGGTGACGGACTGGTACAAGCGCCGCTTCGACGTCGACCTCGACCCTGACCGAGAGGCCATCGTAACCCTTGGATCGAAGGAGGGCCTCGGCCACCTCGGACTTGCCCTTCTCGGTCCCGGCGACGTGGTGCTCTGCCCGACCCCGACCTACCCGATCCATCATTACTCGGTCATCATTGCCGGCGGCGATCTCCGCACGGTACCGCTCGTACCCGGCGACGACTTCTTCGCTCGACTCGTCGAGGCCATGGCCGAGACAAGGCCGAAGCCCAAGCTGCTCATTCTCAATTTCCCGCACAATCCGACCACCGAGGTGGTCGACCTCGATTTCTTCGTTAAGATCGTCGACTTTGCCCGCGAACACCGCATCCTGGTCGTACACGACCTCGCTTACGCCGATCTCTGCTTCGATGGCTACCGGCCACCGAGCTTCATGCAGGTGCCGGGAGCCAAGGATGTCGGGGTGGAGTTCTTCACCCTGTCCAAGAGCTACAACATGCCCGGCTGGAGAGTCGGCTTCGCGGTCGGAAACCCGGCGATCATCGGGGCGCTGGCCCGCATCAAAAGCTACCTGGACTACGGTCATTTCCAACCGGTGCAGATCGCCGCGATCCATGCCCTCAACGGACCGCAGCACTGGGTCGAGGAAATCTGTGAAACCTACCGCGCCCGCCGCGACGTCCTCGTTGACGGCCTGAATCGGATCGGCTGGCCGACTCCGAAGCCGCGGGCGACAATGTTCGTCTGGGCCCCCATCCCCGAGCCGTTCCAGCACATGGGCTCGTTGGAATTCGCCACCTTCCTGCTGCGCGAAGCGAAGGTCGCCGTGTCCCCGGGCGTCGGTTTCGGAGACCACGGGGACAGGCACGTGCGGTTTGCACTCATCGAAAACGAACACCGGACGCGCCAGGCAGTCCGCGGTATTCGCAAGGCGCTGGGCGAGGCGGGAAGCGCGCAACTGCGCCGGGTCGGCTAG
- a CDS encoding aminotransferase class I/II-fold pyridoxal phosphate-dependent enzyme yields MSADKRPPRRHGPGTVAVHGGEPHPKAQNALSTPIFQTATYVFANSQEIADHFEGRIDREEYGRYGNPTQRVAEEKIAALEGADAGLLFASGMAAITTTLFAMLSRGAHVVVTDDAYRRTRQFLNQILRRYGVEISTVPAGDYDRMEDAVRQTTRLIFSESPTNPYNRILDLERVADIGRRHRVKTVIDATFATPVNQRPLDFGIDLVIHSATKYLGGHNDLLAGAVAGSADLVAAIRELQGVTGGIPDPFSAFLLIRGMKTLELRINRQNENAQRLAEFLAAHPAVERVHYPGLPSHPEHAVAVRQMRGYGGVVSFEVRGDLAAASRVVDACRIPRIAPSLGGVESLIEQPALMSFYELTTEERLEVGIKDSLIRYSVGIENADDLIADLAQALDHG; encoded by the coding sequence GTGTCAGCCGACAAACGGCCGCCGCGGCGCCATGGCCCCGGTACCGTGGCCGTACACGGCGGCGAGCCCCACCCGAAAGCCCAGAATGCGCTGAGCACCCCGATCTTCCAGACGGCCACTTACGTCTTCGCGAACTCGCAGGAAATCGCCGATCACTTCGAGGGACGGATCGACCGCGAGGAATACGGCCGCTACGGCAACCCCACCCAGCGCGTTGCCGAGGAGAAGATCGCCGCCCTCGAAGGCGCGGACGCCGGCCTGCTCTTCGCCAGCGGCATGGCCGCCATCACAACCACCCTGTTCGCCATGCTCTCCCGAGGCGCCCACGTGGTCGTCACCGACGACGCGTACCGGCGCACCCGGCAGTTCCTGAACCAGATCCTCCGACGCTACGGCGTCGAGATCTCGACCGTGCCGGCAGGCGACTACGACCGCATGGAAGACGCGGTCCGACAGACGACCCGGCTGATATTCAGCGAATCTCCCACCAACCCGTACAACCGCATCCTGGACCTCGAACGCGTTGCCGACATTGGCCGGCGCCACCGCGTCAAGACGGTTATCGATGCCACCTTCGCCACACCCGTCAATCAGCGGCCGCTCGACTTCGGCATCGACCTCGTCATCCACTCGGCGACCAAATACCTCGGCGGCCACAACGATCTGCTCGCCGGCGCCGTCGCCGGCAGCGCGGACCTGGTCGCCGCCATCCGCGAACTGCAGGGCGTCACCGGCGGCATCCCCGATCCCTTCTCCGCCTTCCTGCTCATCCGCGGCATGAAGACCCTCGAGCTCCGCATTAACCGGCAGAACGAGAATGCCCAACGCCTCGCCGAATTCCTCGCGGCCCACCCGGCCGTCGAACGTGTCCACTACCCCGGCCTGCCCAGTCACCCGGAACACGCTGTCGCCGTCCGGCAAATGCGGGGCTACGGCGGCGTCGTGTCCTTCGAGGTCCGCGGCGACCTCGCCGCCGCGTCTCGCGTGGTCGACGCCTGCCGCATACCGCGTATCGCCCCCTCGCTCGGTGGCGTCGAAAGCCTCATCGAGCAACCCGCGCTCATGAGCTTCTACGAGCTGACCACCGAGGAACGCCTCGAAGTGGGCATCAAGGACTCCCTGATCCGTTACTCCGTGGGCATCGAGAACGCCGACGATCTGATCGCCGATCTGGCGCAGGCCCTCGATCACGGCTGA
- a CDS encoding TolC family protein codes for MILLWAALSAPAVATELPLRLTVDEAVRLAAARADPKALDLAKTQLDRSAAWLPGNPYLSGGGGSTSIAGIAPSQFIFLSQEFEIAGQREQRMAAATHGVQEEQWDLKSSVLNLGAKARALFVTAILNRDRLALAREDLEAAQRLVRNLPAPATTSDRIEQNSALMQESRARLAVDAARHASEDSLDALRALCGLPNTQALQLEGTVEPHIAPVATVETLVERAQQRRPDFVARTHAAKRTAHELELARRERIPNVNLGTGVTRYQDGETVWAGDIGLSLPVFQTGGPAVQDALAESNEARRELADLEAMIAREVHDAYRSLTVNTASLRAYMDDLVPRSEENLRLERRLLDEGEVTVSDLIGLEIDLLVARRGYLDALENYHLSLIDLERVTAGSIEP; via the coding sequence GTGATTCTCCTCTGGGCCGCGCTGTCCGCCCCGGCGGTCGCCACCGAGCTACCTCTCCGCCTGACCGTCGACGAAGCCGTCCGGTTGGCCGCCGCCCGCGCTGATCCGAAGGCGCTTGACCTCGCAAAAACTCAACTCGATCGCAGCGCCGCCTGGCTACCAGGCAACCCATACCTGAGCGGAGGCGGCGGCAGCACGAGCATCGCCGGAATCGCTCCCAGCCAGTTCATTTTCCTTTCCCAGGAGTTCGAAATTGCCGGGCAGCGAGAGCAGCGGATGGCGGCCGCAACGCACGGCGTCCAGGAAGAGCAGTGGGATCTCAAGAGTTCGGTGCTTAACCTGGGCGCCAAGGCACGTGCCCTGTTTGTAACCGCAATCCTCAATCGCGATCGTCTCGCTCTGGCGCGCGAAGACCTCGAGGCCGCCCAGCGGCTCGTCAGGAACCTTCCCGCTCCGGCTACCACATCCGATCGCATCGAACAGAACTCAGCCCTCATGCAAGAAAGTCGTGCGCGCCTCGCCGTCGACGCCGCGCGCCACGCGAGCGAAGATAGTCTCGACGCATTGCGCGCCCTCTGCGGTCTGCCGAACACACAGGCACTCCAGCTCGAGGGCACCGTCGAACCTCATATCGCCCCCGTGGCTACGGTTGAAACGCTGGTCGAACGCGCTCAGCAGCGCCGGCCCGACTTCGTGGCCCGCACTCACGCCGCGAAACGCACGGCACACGAACTCGAACTGGCGCGCCGCGAACGCATCCCGAACGTCAATCTCGGCACCGGGGTGACCCGCTACCAGGACGGCGAGACTGTGTGGGCCGGGGATATCGGCCTGTCGTTACCGGTATTTCAAACCGGCGGACCCGCCGTCCAGGACGCCCTTGCCGAGAGCAACGAAGCACGCCGAGAGCTCGCCGACCTCGAAGCCATGATCGCCCGGGAAGTGCACGACGCCTACCGTAGCTTAACGGTCAATACCGCCAGCCTGCGGGCCTACATGGACGATCTGGTTCCCCGGAGCGAAGAGAACCTGCGTCTGGAGCGACGCCTGCTCGACGAAGGCGAAGTCACCGTATCGGACCTGATCGGCCTCGAGATCGACCTCCTGGTAGCGCGCCGCGGTTACCTGGATGCGCTGGAAAACTACCACCTGAGTCTGATCGATCTCGAACGCGTGACCGCCGGCTCGATCGAACCGTGA
- a CDS encoding Rne/Rng family ribonuclease, which produces MPKTMLINVTHAEESRVGIVADGVLVSFEIESFSREHLKGNIYRAVVHRVQPALDAAFVDIGADRDAFLPLDEVCFRNLSPAVREGNGNGERRRLRIQDVLKPGEEVLVQIAKEQFGNKPPTLSTFYSLPGRYLVLLPGSDDAGISRRIEGEERQRIRSLIEKLDPPEGFGIIVRTVAGFDQGVRELQRDLSYLLRLWESIRQAAQTKRAPALVYREHDLVLRNIRDYFTPDIDEIYVDNEEVFLRAQQFLRDVMPDKEQVLRLYQGDQPIFSHFNVESQIESIYKRRVPLKSGGSIVIDGTEALTAIDVNSGRSTRGGSQEETAFKTNQEAAVEIARQLRLRDLGGLIVIDFIDMRSPQHVSEIEKTLRQAMHEDKARHEVGRISHFGLLEVSRQRLRPAAAATSYVACPMCEGHGLVRTTESAALVALRKLHNRIAHGDLAALKVSVPRDVAIYLLNQKREDLAQLERRYGTRIQVVLREDLMPHQSEFEGRPRVDGESTGEPTGLRLGGVTAPAEASVPAPAATATNQSQSASGPVPTAPDKNGKRRRRRRGRRRGRGVAPAVAVADGLVELGTRLGLAAPAAVTAAPSEATEPTRAKEFAAGIDSGADIEEEEYPLDRQEAATAEGAGDAAVTSTAADRTLDDAVAAALAPSAAVDTPAAGARHPDAAAARAPGGEPAASHEGPTAVSARPPAQRSRRGVRGKAAPPSRRAGRGAAAVPKAPATRTKTGSTASPARPAAPGRQRKNKASTPPRPGQPRGRKAGAGRKPPEGRSGT; this is translated from the coding sequence ATGCCGAAAACCATGTTGATCAACGTGACGCACGCGGAGGAGAGCCGCGTGGGGATCGTTGCCGATGGAGTCTTGGTTTCGTTCGAGATTGAATCGTTCAGTCGTGAGCACCTGAAAGGGAACATTTACCGCGCGGTCGTACACCGCGTGCAGCCCGCGCTGGATGCCGCATTCGTCGATATCGGCGCCGACCGCGACGCTTTTCTGCCTCTCGACGAGGTGTGCTTTCGCAACCTGTCGCCGGCGGTACGCGAAGGCAACGGTAACGGCGAACGCCGGCGACTGCGCATCCAGGACGTCTTGAAGCCCGGCGAGGAAGTTCTCGTACAGATCGCCAAGGAGCAGTTCGGCAACAAGCCGCCCACGCTGAGCACCTTTTACTCCCTGCCGGGCCGCTATCTGGTTCTGCTCCCCGGCTCCGACGACGCCGGCATCTCCCGCCGCATTGAAGGGGAAGAACGCCAGCGCATACGCTCGCTGATCGAGAAGCTGGACCCGCCCGAGGGTTTCGGCATCATCGTACGCACGGTGGCGGGCTTCGATCAGGGAGTGCGCGAACTCCAGCGCGACCTCAGCTACCTGCTGCGCCTGTGGGAGAGCATTCGGCAGGCGGCGCAGACCAAGCGGGCCCCGGCGCTGGTGTATCGCGAGCACGACCTGGTGCTGCGCAACATCCGCGATTACTTCACCCCCGACATCGACGAAATCTACGTCGACAACGAAGAAGTCTTCCTGCGCGCCCAGCAGTTTCTCCGGGACGTGATGCCGGACAAGGAGCAGGTGCTACGGCTCTATCAGGGCGACCAGCCGATCTTCTCGCACTTCAACGTCGAGTCGCAGATAGAGTCGATATACAAACGGCGCGTGCCGCTTAAGTCGGGCGGTTCTATCGTCATCGACGGCACCGAAGCGCTGACGGCCATCGACGTCAATTCGGGGCGCTCGACGCGCGGTGGCAGTCAGGAAGAGACGGCGTTCAAGACCAACCAGGAGGCGGCCGTGGAAATCGCCCGGCAGTTGCGGTTGCGCGACCTCGGCGGTCTCATCGTGATCGACTTCATCGACATGCGCAGCCCGCAGCACGTTAGCGAGATCGAAAAGACCCTGCGCCAGGCGATGCACGAGGACAAGGCGCGCCACGAGGTCGGCCGCATTTCCCACTTCGGCCTCCTCGAAGTCTCCCGCCAACGCCTGCGGCCGGCGGCGGCCGCAACGTCGTACGTGGCCTGCCCGATGTGCGAGGGGCACGGCCTCGTGCGCACGACCGAGTCCGCCGCTCTGGTGGCCCTGCGCAAGCTGCACAATCGGATCGCCCATGGCGATCTGGCCGCCTTGAAGGTGTCGGTGCCGAGAGACGTTGCGATCTACCTGCTCAATCAAAAGCGCGAAGACCTCGCTCAACTCGAGCGCCGCTACGGAACCCGTATCCAGGTCGTGCTGCGCGAGGACCTCATGCCGCATCAGTCGGAGTTTGAGGGCCGGCCCCGCGTCGACGGAGAGAGCACGGGCGAACCCACGGGCCTCCGTCTTGGCGGGGTCACGGCCCCCGCGGAAGCGTCAGTGCCGGCGCCGGCGGCGACGGCGACCAATCAGAGCCAGTCGGCCAGCGGTCCGGTGCCGACCGCGCCGGATAAGAACGGCAAGCGGCGACGCCGGCGCCGGGGCCGGCGCCGCGGTCGCGGGGTCGCACCGGCGGTGGCCGTCGCGGACGGTCTGGTGGAACTCGGGACACGCCTTGGTCTGGCGGCGCCGGCGGCTGTTACCGCGGCGCCGAGTGAGGCAACGGAGCCGACTCGCGCAAAGGAATTTGCGGCTGGAATCGACTCCGGCGCCGATATCGAGGAAGAGGAATACCCACTCGACCGGCAGGAGGCGGCGACCGCCGAGGGTGCCGGGGACGCGGCCGTAACCTCGACTGCCGCCGACCGCACCCTTGATGACGCGGTTGCGGCGGCCCTCGCGCCGTCTGCCGCGGTGGATACACCGGCGGCCGGCGCGCGCCATCCCGACGCCGCGGCGGCCCGGGCCCCCGGCGGCGAACCGGCCGCATCCCACGAGGGCCCGACGGCGGTCAGTGCCCGGCCACCAGCGCAACGTTCCCGTCGTGGTGTACGCGGCAAGGCGGCGCCGCCCAGCCGACGAGCTGGACGGGGGGCGGCTGCAGTGCCTAAGGCGCCCGCAACCAGGACGAAGACGGGGTCGACTGCGAGCCCCGCTCGCCCGGCAGCGCCGGGTCGCCAGCGCAAGAACAAGGCGTCGACCCCGCCCCGGCCAGGGCAACCCCGCGGTCGCAAGGCAGGGGCGGGGAGGAAACCTCCCGAAGGTCGTTCGGGAACGTGA
- the thrC gene encoding threonine synthase gives MSEYSAWFECINGCQNRFSLFEVIYQCPSCGDLLDVVHDVAALRRRSAAAWMQLFDDRYRRNTFPFGSGVWGKKEWVVPFIDVENIVSTYEGCTNLFWAERYGKLLGVEDLWVKQCGNSHTGSFKDLGMTVLVSVVKQMIAEGQTIHAIACASTGDTSAALANYCAAAGIPAVVLLPRHKVSPAQLVQPLANGALVLSLDTDFDGCMALVKSITTEKTVYLANSMNSLRLEGQKTVGIEIVQQFDWEVPDWIVIPGGNLGNVSALGKGLLLMRELGLTQKLPRIAVAQAAHANPLYLSYLKNFETFAPVQARSTLASAIQIGNPVSWKRAVRVLREFEGVVEQADENELADEAARADRTGMFNCPHTGVALAALRKLVERKVIRSNQRVVVISTAHGLKFAEQKTRYHLRQIEGVQSKHANHPVELPADLRQVTEAIRRYADKIKLMEA, from the coding sequence ATGAGCGAGTACAGCGCGTGGTTCGAGTGCATCAATGGATGTCAGAACCGCTTCAGTCTCTTCGAGGTTATCTACCAGTGCCCGAGCTGCGGCGATCTGCTGGACGTGGTCCACGACGTTGCGGCACTGCGTCGTCGCTCCGCGGCCGCCTGGATGCAGTTGTTCGACGACCGCTACCGTCGCAACACCTTTCCGTTCGGCTCCGGCGTCTGGGGCAAGAAGGAATGGGTGGTGCCGTTCATCGACGTCGAAAACATCGTGTCCACTTACGAGGGGTGCACCAATCTGTTCTGGGCCGAACGCTACGGCAAACTCCTCGGCGTCGAGGACCTCTGGGTCAAACAGTGCGGCAACTCGCATACCGGATCGTTCAAAGACCTCGGCATGACGGTCCTCGTCTCGGTGGTCAAGCAAATGATCGCCGAGGGGCAGACGATCCACGCCATCGCCTGCGCATCGACCGGCGACACCTCGGCTGCCCTCGCCAACTACTGCGCGGCGGCAGGGATCCCCGCGGTCGTCCTGCTCCCCCGGCACAAAGTGTCGCCGGCCCAACTCGTGCAACCCCTGGCCAACGGCGCCCTGGTGCTCAGCCTCGACACCGACTTCGATGGCTGCATGGCTCTCGTCAAGAGCATCACCACGGAAAAGACCGTCTACCTCGCCAACTCGATGAACAGTTTGCGTCTCGAGGGTCAGAAGACCGTCGGCATCGAAATCGTACAACAGTTCGACTGGGAAGTTCCCGACTGGATCGTGATTCCCGGCGGCAATCTTGGGAACGTGAGCGCCCTCGGCAAGGGCCTACTGTTGATGCGCGAACTCGGGCTGACGCAAAAACTCCCGCGCATCGCCGTCGCTCAGGCGGCCCATGCAAATCCGTTGTACCTGTCGTACCTGAAGAACTTCGAAACCTTCGCGCCGGTTCAAGCCCGATCGACCCTCGCCAGCGCCATCCAGATCGGCAACCCGGTGAGTTGGAAGCGCGCCGTGCGCGTGTTGCGCGAGTTCGAGGGCGTCGTCGAACAGGCCGACGAGAACGAACTTGCCGACGAAGCGGCACGTGCCGACCGCACCGGGATGTTCAACTGCCCGCACACCGGCGTTGCCCTGGCGGCGCTGCGCAAACTCGTCGAGCGCAAGGTGATTCGCTCGAACCAGCGGGTCGTCGTCATCTCCACGGCGCACGGACTCAAGTTTGCGGAGCAGAAAACCCGCTATCACCTGCGCCAGATCGAGGGCGTGCAGTCGAAGCACGCAAACCATCCTGTCGAGCTCCCGGCGGACCTCCGTCAGGTCACCGAAGCGATTCGCCGTTACGCCGACAAGATCAAGCTCATGGAGGCCTGA
- the metF gene encoding methylenetetrahydrofolate reductase [NAD(P)H]: MRIPDAIGRNGPLYSFEFFPPKTPQGEANLYRTIDSLRRLDPAFVSVTYGAGGSTRDKTIELVCRIKHDIGIEAMAHLTCVGADRAGIDDVLQRLAAAGIENVLALRGDPPRDQPSFVRPPDGFGYASELVAFIRRRGFPFALGGAGYPEGHIECRELEQDLRHLKQKVDAGLDFIITQLFFDNADYFAFVARARSHGIAVPIIPGIMPITNYGQIERFTAMCGAHIPAALRARLAAVADNDEAVRSIGIDHATAQCRDLLAGGAPGIHFYTLNQSPATRAIFERLHQAS, translated from the coding sequence ATGCGTATCCCGGATGCGATCGGGCGGAACGGACCGCTGTACTCCTTCGAGTTTTTCCCGCCCAAGACGCCCCAGGGCGAAGCCAACCTCTATCGTACGATCGACAGCCTGCGCCGACTTGACCCGGCTTTCGTCTCGGTTACCTACGGCGCGGGCGGCTCGACGCGCGACAAGACGATCGAACTGGTGTGCCGCATCAAGCACGACATCGGCATTGAGGCGATGGCACATCTCACCTGTGTCGGCGCCGACCGGGCCGGCATCGACGACGTGCTGCAGCGCCTGGCGGCAGCGGGGATCGAAAACGTCCTGGCGCTCCGCGGCGACCCGCCGCGCGATCAACCGAGCTTCGTGCGGCCGCCGGACGGCTTCGGGTACGCATCCGAGTTGGTGGCGTTCATTCGCCGGCGCGGCTTCCCCTTCGCGCTGGGCGGCGCCGGATACCCCGAGGGCCACATCGAGTGTCGCGAACTCGAACAGGACCTGCGGCATCTCAAGCAGAAGGTGGATGCCGGCCTCGACTTCATTATCACCCAGCTCTTCTTCGACAACGCCGATTACTTCGCCTTCGTCGCCCGCGCCCGCTCGCACGGCATCGCCGTGCCCATCATCCCGGGCATCATGCCAATCACGAACTACGGTCAGATCGAACGCTTCACCGCAATGTGCGGTGCCCACATACCGGCGGCGCTCCGCGCCCGCCTGGCCGCGGTGGCCGACAACGACGAGGCCGTTCGCAGTATCGGCATCGACCATGCCACCGCACAGTGCCGGGATTTGTTGGCGGGCGGCGCTCCCGGAATCCACTTCTATACCCTGAACCAATCCCCGGCGACGCGGGCCATCTTCGAACGCCTGCACCAAGCCTCCTGA